CCGGGAACCCGGCGTAGTCTTTCGCTTCTTCGATGCCGGACTTCTGCAGCAGCGGAAGTGCCGCGCCTCCTGCACCGATAAAGAGGAACTTGGCGTCAGTGGCGGAGGTACTGCCGTCCTTGAGATTTTTGTATTCGACGTGCCAGGAGCCATCGTCGTTGCGGGTGATATCGCGCACTTCCGTGGAAAGTTTCAGGGAAAAATTCTCGCGGCTTTGCAAGTGGCTGACGAACTGCCGAGTGATCTCGCCAAAATTCACATCGGTGCCGATCGGTGTCCAGGTCGCGGCAATTTTCTGCGTTGGGTCGCGCCCCTCCATCATCAGCGGCACCCATTTTTTGATCTGTTCCGGATCCTCGGAATATTGCATCGGACGAAACAGCGGGCTGGCCTGAAGAGCGTCATAACGTTTTTTCAGAAAGCGAATATTGTCGTCGCCCCAGACGAAACTCATGTGCGGCGTCGAATTGATGAATGAACGCGGGTTCTTCAGTACGCCAGTCTTCACCTGCCATGCGAGAAACTGCCGGGTGATCTGAAACGATTCGTTGATCTCGACGGCCTTGGTGATGTCGATCTTGCCGTCCTTTTCCGGCGTGTAGTTCAGCTCCGCCAGTGCCGAGTGCCCCGTGCCGGCGTTGTTCCAGCCGTTGGAGCTTTCTTCGGCAACCTTGTCCAGACGCTCGACCATTTCCATCGACCAACCGGGTTCGAGTTCACTGAGCCAGACCGCCAGGGTCGAACTCATGATGCCGCCGCCCACCAGCAGCACATCGACTTTTCGGGTTTCTGCGCCATACGCATGGGCGATGCCAAGCGACAGGGTCAGCGCGACCATGGCACGGGTGAATGTCGGTTTGTTCATGGGGCCTCCTGCGATATCCGCCGATCATCCAACCGGTTCAATCGGCATTGTCGTGTCCCGTCAGGACGTTTAGCCGTGTTCGGCAACGTCGGCGTTCGTATATTGGATAGCTCCAATTTTGCGTACGCCGAACTTTTTGGAAGGACAGGTCAGTGCCGAGTGCTACGCAAAGGACGAACGGTGGCGCCGCGTTCTTCTTGTCACTTCGCTTGAACCACTTTCTGATTAAACGGTTCCCAGTGAAAACAAGCCCGGACGCCAGACGCCATGAATGTTTTCAGAAACCTGCTGACCGTTGCGCAAGAAACCAGATTGTGTGCACTCGATGCCTGGCACGTGACCTTCGAAGATCAGGCGCTGCGCATGGAGTGCCCTGATCGTTATCACGAAGAGCTGCTGCGTCAGTGCGATGAGATGGACCGCCAGGGGATTATCAGTTGGGAAGAATGTCGCGAGTTGCGCCGCATGGCCGATGAGGCCTATCTGGACGCCGTTGCCGGCCGTGACTATCACTGACCATAACGCCTCGGCCGACTGAAGGCCGAGGCAGTGTCTTCATTTGTCAGTCTTTGCCGGTGCGCGTGCCACCGTGACTGTGTTGCCCTCCCACTCGTGCCTTTTCAGCTCGATCGAGTTTGACGTCGCCGGCGTTTCCGCCCTTCTTCCCTGCATCCTTGATCTTCTGCGGATCGTCGGCAAAGGAATGCTGGCTTTGTGGTTTGTCGGTCATGGCTGTAATCCTCCGCTATTGCGCCGTTCGTCTTGGTAAAGTTCTCGCCATCGTTTCAACGGCGCTCTCGAAAAGACATTAACAGCTCAACTCTATGGACACTTTGTGCGGCGACAAAAGGTCGAGCAAGCGAAGCGAAGCGCGATTTGGAAATCATTTTAATATCAGAAAACTTATACGAAGCGGCGCCGCGAATGCGCACTTGTATAACTTTCAATCGGTTCACTACCATTCATCGGGCGCAAAGAAAATTATTCAAACATTTTCCCAAAGAGCGATATCGGAGTAGATGTCCGTTGCGACAATGGATAACTAACGAAACGCTTAAAGATATTGGAGAGCTATCATGACTACAGGTAATAAAAATCCGGGTAACTTCGCCAACGATCGCGAGAAGGCGTCTGAAGCCGGCAAGAAAGGCGGCCAATCCTCGGGCGGCAATTTCGCCAACGACCGGGAAAAAGCTTCCGAAGCAGGACGCAAAGGGGGCCAGAACTCCCATGGGGGCGGCCGTAAATCCTCATGACCATCGGCCTGACCTGCCATTGGCTGGTTAGAAACATACAACCGGCGGGACGCATTCATTAAAGCGTCCCGCGGTTGTAAACCTTTGGTCTTACTTGGCTGAACAATACGCGACAGATATACAGCCAATACGACATCAAGCAACTTCATGGCGATCACCGAACGCATCAATATGCAACTAACAAACATATTCGTGTCGGGTGACCGTCTTTTCAAACATGAGGTAAGTTGAAATGGCACAGGATAAACAACAAGGCGGCATGTCCGTAAACGAAGCGGGTCAAAAAGGTGGTGAAGCCACTTCGGCTTCCCATGGCAAGGAGTTCTACCAGGAAATTGGCAGCAAAGGCGGCCAGAACAGTGGTGGCAACTTCAAAAATGATCCGGAACGGGCGGCAGAAGCCGGCAGCAAGGGCGGCCAGAACAGCGGCGGCAACTTCAAAAATGATCCGGAACGCGCGGCGGAAGCCGGCAGCAAGGGTGGCCAGAACAGCGGCGGCAACTTCGCCAATGATCGCGAAAAGGCCGCCGAGGCAGGTCGCAAGGGCGGCGAAAACAGCCGCGGTGGTGGGCGTGACAGTGATAGCTGATTCGTCAAGCGCAGGGGAGCCCCGCTCCCCTGCTGTTCGCACCTCAGGGACGAGCGCTTTCGGCCCTCTTTTGCAAATTTTCTGAATTCCCGGCCACCGTCAGCATTCCAATGATTGAATGCAATCGACGCCTGAAAACAGGAGTTCACTCATGTCCACTGAACACCGCTACATCGTCAGTTTCATCGCCGACAATCAACCGCAGAGTCGAACGCTTGTGCATGACCGCGAAACACTAGAACCTGCGATGGCCGCGAGCCTGGTCAAGAGCACATTTCCCGAATTCAAAGACATCGAACTCACCGATGTACAGGTGCAGAAACGCACCAAACCCGAAGAAGGCGACAACATTCCCGGGCACTATCAACAACCGTGAAGTGTTCCGCGCGAGGGTTGCCTCGCGCCACTCTGCAGAGGGTTGCGCACCATGAAATCATTCGC
This window of the Pseudomonas fluorescens genome carries:
- the mqo gene encoding malate dehydrogenase (quinone), with the translated sequence MVALTLSLGIAHAYGAETRKVDVLLVGGGIMSSTLAVWLSELEPGWSMEMVERLDKVAEESSNGWNNAGTGHSALAELNYTPEKDGKIDITKAVEINESFQITRQFLAWQVKTGVLKNPRSFINSTPHMSFVWGDDNIRFLKKRYDALQASPLFRPMQYSEDPEQIKKWVPLMMEGRDPTQKIAATWTPIGTDVNFGEITRQFVSHLQSRENFSLKLSTEVRDITRNDDGSWHVEYKNLKDGSTSATDAKFLFIGAGGAALPLLQKSGIEEAKDYAGFPVGGSFLVTDNEAVAQRHMAKAYGIASTGAPPMSVPHLDTRVLDGKRVILFGPFATFSTKFLKEGSYFDLPGSTTLHNLWPMVRVGVREFDLVQYLAGQLMQSDDDRFAALKTYFPEAKQDDWRLWQAGQRVQIIKKDPEQGGVLKLGTEVVASGDGSIAGLLGASPGASTAAPIMLDLMQKVFKDKLASAPWQDKLRQIVPSYGTRLNEHPEQVMAEWRYTSEVLQLTPPPGIDQAQPANPPTDVDAIEQQHLDSDPDLKP
- a CDS encoding general stress protein, whose product is MTDKPQSQHSFADDPQKIKDAGKKGGNAGDVKLDRAEKARVGGQHSHGGTRTGKD
- a CDS encoding general stress protein, which produces MTTGNKNPGNFANDREKASEAGKKGGQSSGGNFANDREKASEAGRKGGQNSHGGGRKSS
- a CDS encoding general stress protein, which gives rise to MAQDKQQGGMSVNEAGQKGGEATSASHGKEFYQEIGSKGGQNSGGNFKNDPERAAEAGSKGGQNSGGNFKNDPERAAEAGSKGGQNSGGNFANDREKAAEAGRKGGENSRGGGRDSDS